In Silene latifolia isolate original U9 population chromosome X, ASM4854445v1, whole genome shotgun sequence, the following proteins share a genomic window:
- the LOC141618283 gene encoding uncharacterized protein LOC141618283 codes for MGKEADEEDAHVVTGTFLVNFEPTFVLFDSEATHSFISSEHFRTLKLEVFDEIKDLVDIPSGDSIPSNRVYKDVSVKIGEVVFITNLIEFVLRGFEVILGMDWLGKYKAFIDCHQKKVTLSGPEGVKVSYKGFVVKPKIKLISTITLKSCLRKGGQLILCHVRDTRKDVQRAASVPIVQDFRVVFPDEIPGLSPQRDIDFGIDLKPRAGPISKAPYRMGPEELEEFKKQLEELLDKGKANVVTDAVSRKSVHALCIAMLRVRLHEEVEKMGFSMIKKGHIFGDLTIEPELYAEIREKQAGDS; via the exons ATGGGAAAGGAGGCTGATGAGGAGGATGCTCATGTTGTcacgggtacctttcttgttaattttGAGCctacctttgttttatttgattcagaAGCTACCCACTCTTTTATTTCAAGTGAGCATTTTAGGACTTTGAAATTAGAAGTATTTGATGAGATAAAAGACCTAGTTGATATACCTTCGGGGGATTCTATACCTTCTAATCGTGTTTATAAAGATGTGTCGGTTAAAATAGGGGAAGTTGTCTTTATTACCAACTTAATTGAATTTGTCTTGAGAGGTTTTGAGGTAATCttagggatggattggttgggtaaatATAAAGCCtttatagattgtcatcaaaagaaggtCACCTTGAGTGGACCTGAGGGAGTAAAAGTGTCTTATAAGGGATTTGTAGTTAAACCTAAAATAAAACTTATCTCAACAATCACCTTAAAATCTTGCTTGAGGAAGGGAGGACAATTGATCTTATGTCACGTGAGGGACACGAGGAAGGACGTGCAAAGGGCGGCATCGGTACCTATCGTGCAAGACTTTCGGGttgtttttccagatgagattccGGGGTTATCACCTCAGAGGGATATTGATTTTGGCATTGACTTGAAACCTAGGGCGGGACCTATTTCTAAAGCACCGTATAGGATGGGACCTGAGGAGTTGGAGGAGTTTAAAAAGCAGTTGGAGGAGTTGTTGGATAAGG ggaaggctaatgtggtgaCAGATGCAGTAAGTAGGAAATCGGTCCATGCTTTGTGTATTGCTATGTTAAGGGTGAGATTGCATGAAGAGGTGGAGAAGATGGGCTTTTCTATGATTAAGAAGGGGCATATATTTGGAGATTTGACCATTGAGCCGGAGTTGTATGCTGAGATCAGGGAGAAGCAAGCGGGAGACTCATGA